The Belonocnema kinseyi isolate 2016_QV_RU_SX_M_011 chromosome 1, B_treatae_v1, whole genome shotgun sequence genomic interval ACCTTCTCGAAGAACTTGTGATTTTTGATCTGCTCAGCATCCGTCGATCCCGATCCCAGTCTTTGCTTCACCTGTCTCTTGAGCAGCTTGCGAATCAAGTCTCGCGCGTCGGCAGTGAGATACATTGGCAGGAACAACTTGCCCTTGAGAATCTTGTCAATCGTTTTCTTTCGATTTTCACCGGTAAAGGGTGGCGCACCAGTCAACATGTCGTACAATAGAGTCCCGAGACTCCACCAATCAACGGCCTTGCCGTGGCCACTTCTCATCAGAATTTCCGGCGCCATGTACTCAATTGTTCCACAAAAAGTGTGCGTTACTGTGTCGTCTTCGATGTGCTCTTTGCAGAGGCCAAAATCAGTCAATTTAATGTGTCCCTCGGCATCCAAAAGAATGTTCTCGGGCTTTAAGTCTCTATAGATGATACCCTGGCGATGGAGATGTTGGAGGGCGAGGATGATTTCGCAGAGGTAGAAAATGGCAGTGTCTTCGAGGAAAATGCCCTCTTTGTTCAGATGACGAAATAATTCACCTCCGCACATATATTCCAGAATTAGGTAGAGTTTCCCCCCGGTTTGAAAGGCGTACATCAGGTCAACGATGAAGGGATGCTGCAAACAAATTCAGTTCTAATCCAGGATTCCTAATTTACCGGGATCGAGGAAATTCTAGAGCTTTAGTGGCTCGTGTCCATGGCAAGTTTCTAGAACATTCTAGATGAGGCCATAGAATAAAATTGGGCAATTACAAAAGGcaagaatttgtttattgaatgtcCTGTCCATGAGGAGTACACCTGCACcttttcagaattaaataaataaaaaaaggattttttcataaTCAAATGCAGTATCTATAGGGAAGCTAGAAatcattcttgttttttattacaactacATTAAGCAGTAAAAAATgcgagaacaaataaaaaatgtaaccttGAATGTATTTAAGCGAAATGTTAATTAACACCAAACATAACCttgaagatgtttaaaaaaatccatcgCTCACAAATGAACAATATTATTACTGTGTGACGTCGTCTAGAATGTTCTAGAAACTTACCACGGACACGAAATATTAAAGCTATAGAATTTTCTGGATCTTGGTAATATAGGAATTGAGGATGACGTGatctaaattatttagaaaacataGCACGACACGAACCACTTTTATAAAAACTTATCACGGACACGAGCTATTAAAGCTATAGAATTTTCGCAGTGTTGGTAATATAGGAATTGAGGATGacgttataaaaatttttctataaacttagcacggacacaaattacttttctagaaacttagcacggccACACAGCACTTTTCTAGAAATTTAGGACGGACACGAACCCATACAGATATAGAATCTTGTCGATTTTGTTAAGGTAGGAATTCAGGATGACGTCatctaaattattctaaaaactagcacggacacgaacaaattatctagaaacttagcacgtaTACGAACCACTACAGCTATAGATTCTTCTCGATGTCGGTATTCTCGATGTCATCTAAattattctagaaacttagcacgacCACGAACCATTTATTTAGAAACTTAgaacggacacgaaccacttttCTAGAAACTTAGCCCGGACAGGAAACACTACAGCTATAGATTCTTCGCGATGTCGGTATTCTTGATGCCATCTAAattattctagaaacttagctcGGACACGAACCACTATTCGAGAAACTTCGCACGGACAGGAACCACTACAGCTATAGATTCTTCTCGATGTCGGTATTCTCGATGTCATCTACattattctagaaacttagcttGGACACGAACCATTTAtttagaaacttagcacggacacgaaccacttttCTAGAAACTTAGCCCGGGCAGGAACCACTACAGCTATAGAATCTTCTCGATGTCGTTCAGGTAGGAATCTTGGATTAGAAACCCTCTTACTCATCGACTACTGTTTTTACAATTCAATTAGATAAGTGAATTTCTTAGATTCGGAAATTACCTTCACAGCTTCTAATATGTTCCTCTCTGCTTTGGTATGAGCCGTGTCCTTCTGGTTTCTGATAATCGAGGCTTTGCGCAGAACCTGTTATAAAAGTGAccataatagaacatttttcctcttgcagatttaaaatttaaggctCTCAAAAAGAATCTGGTTTTTTCAAGAACCATAATACTTCGACAAGAATGCATtgtctaattaaatattttaactacaaaatctAGAGGTAATTATGTCTGCCGGAACacaaattttgttcgaaaaatgttctttttttttgttgttgtaattgtGAAACTACTcttcttgaagattcattattctagacaaaaatcatcactttgttggaaaatgttgatttaaaaaaaaatttgttctgcaaattattgttttttaatagaaaatgtaacttgtaactgttccaattgaatattccatcattttatttaaaaagctacCTTTCTGGTTTATCagtaattttttagctaaaaatttcactatataatttttggttaaaaatcatcagtttgtttgaaaatgtatctacttttttgaaaattagtttttttttgttggaaattttttttttaattttaaatcaaatagctcatttttcaactcaagaaatacatttttaattaaaatgatgcatcttcaacaaaaataaaataatatcattaatttatttctaaaaagtttaacGTTTAACcgattaattttatttcgaacctagaagatggattttcaactaaaatgataaatatttatcattaatataataaatatcaataaatataaatatttttagaaaatatagttgaattttcttttaaaaaatactaatttgcattcaaatttttgaatttttaactaagaaacatcaatttttaactaatactgaaaaaattgaattttcagttgaagaaaataattttccaacaaactgacgaattaaaaaaaaaattataaatctttatctGGCATAGtggaaatttcattgaaaaaagagattattaatttattaattttttaatttaagatcaaacagaaatctatttatttacaattaaaaattagacttcCAAACTGCCTTAATTTTTGGCTCAACAGagacaaaaataacaattgaaaaaagagggagaaaattaattttccaccaaaagtagtatagttcaattttcccttaaaaatcgAATCGgcttcacaacatttttaaat includes:
- the LOC117167927 gene encoding ribosomal protein S6 kinase beta-1-like, producing the protein MAGTIFAFDDIKDKKDDEIVEVEVEYEVSSDDNELIELIEPDGEDVEVETVVISEKNVNQGRERAGPQDFDICKVIGKGGYGKVFQVRKRTGKDTGKLFAMKVLRKASIIRNQKDTAHTKAERNILEAVKHPFIVDLMYAFQTGGKLYLILEYMCGGELFRHLNKEGIFLEDTAIFYLCEIILALQHLHRQGIIYRDLKPENILLDAEGHIKLTDFGLCKEHIEDDTVTHTFCGTIEYMAPEILMRSGHGKAVDWWSLGTLLYDMLTGAPPFTGENRKKTIDKILKGKLFLPMYLTADARDLIRKLLKRQVKQRLGSGSTDAEQIKNHKFFEKVNWNDVICRRTDPPFTPTLVSEDDVSQFDQRFTASDPIDSPVEHTLSESANLIFEGFTYVAPSLLDEYPQPRVVHARSPRRVYMRGFSPRGTHINHSSRIQNHRHIEDQEMIEID